ACCTCACGGGCGACATGTTCGACCTCATGGCGGCCGGGTTCGTCCTCAAGAGCGTCGGCATGGTCATGGTGCTCGGCGTGCTGCGCGCCGGCGGCGAGGTGCGGTTCTGCCTGCTGCTCGACGCCGGGGCGCAGTGGGGACTGCTGCTGCCCGTCGCGTGGGCTGCGGGACGTCGCCGGGCGTCCGCCCTCGTCCTGTTCGCCGTGCCCCTGCTGGAGGAGGCCGTGCGGATCGTCGTCGCGGGCGCGCGCATCCGGTCGCGGCGGTGGTTGCGCGACCTGGTCGTCACCTGACCCGGACGTCGCCCCCGCGACCCCGCGGACGCGACGAGCGTGCCGGGAGACTCCTCGTCCACAGGCTGCGAGGAGCTCCTGGCACGCTCGTCGTACGGACGGACCGGTCAGCGCTTCGGGTAGCCCGCCTGCGGCTTGTCGGTGTCGAGGTCCTCGACGTGCTCGAAGTGGATCTTCTCGTGCTTGGCCGTGCGGCGGTACAGCCAGGTGAAGAACGACAGCACGAGGCCGACGGCGACGAGCGCGCCCGCGATGAGGTACTGCTCCTGCTGCTCGGCCGCTGCGCGCCAGGGCCCCGCGAGGAACGCGCACGTGAGCGCCCCGACGACGGCCAGCGGCGTCCACGTGCGGAAGTGCTGGTGCTCGACGGGCCGGCGGCGCAGCACCAGCAGGGGCGACGTTCACCACGGTGAACACGACGAGCAGCAGCAGCGACGTCGTGCCACCGAGCAGCGCGATCGCGTCGGACCCGGCCTCGGTGCCGCTCTGGCGCACCACGTAGGTGATCAGGCCGTAGGAGATGAGCGTGGTCACGACGATCGACACCCACGGCGTCTGCCGGGTGCGGTGCACGCGGCCGGAACGCGCGCGGCAGCACCCCCTGGTTGGCGAGCCCGTACAGCAGGCGCGACGCCATGAGCATGTTGATGAGCGCCGAGTTCGCGACGGCGAACATGCCGATGAACGGGAAGATGACGTCGAACGGCAGGTTCGGGGCGCCCGCCGCCACCACCTGGGTCAGCGCGGACGCCTTCGTCGGGTCGGTGAGGTCGCCGACGGGCACCAGCGCCACCGCGGTGGATGGCGACCGCGACGTAGATGAGCCCGGTGACGGACAGGCCGGTGAGCATGACCCGCGGGAAGTCCTTGACGGGGTCCTTGCACTCCTCGGCCATGTTGACGGAGTCCTCGAACCCGACCATCGCGAAGAACGCGAGCGTCGTTGCGGCCGTGACGGCGAGGAACACCGACTTGTCGTCGCCCGACTCGAACACGACGACGCGCGAGAAGTCCGCACGCCCCTGGGTGACGCCCCACAGGCCGACGAAGATGACGAGCAGCAGACCCGACAGCTCCACGAGGGTGAGCACCACGTTCGCCTTGACGCTCTCCCCCACGCCGCGGAAGTTCACCAGGGCGACCAGCGTCATGAACCCCAGCGCGATGAGCAGCAACGGCGTCGAGCCGTCCGCCATCCCCAGGCCGAACCCGTCGTTGAGGAACCCGGCGAACGCGTTGGACGCCGTGGACGCCGACGTGATCCCCGAGCTCATCACCATGAACGCGACGACGAAGGTCACCAGGTGGATGCCGAACGCCTTGTGCGTGTACAGCGCCGCACCGGCCGCCTGCGGGTACTTGGTGACGAGCTCCAGGTACGAGAACGCCGTGATCGTCGCGACGACGAACGCGATGAGGAACGGCGCCCACGCCGCACCCCCCACCTCGCCGGCGACCTGCCCCGTCAGGGCGTACACGCCCGTGCCGAGGATGTCCCCGACGATGAACAGCAGCAGGAGCTTGCGCCCCATGACTCGCTTCAGCCCGGGCTCGGCGGGGTCGCCGCTCTGCTCGGGTGCCTCGGTCGTCCGGCTCATGGCCGACCTCCTCGTCCACCTGGTCCCGGATGTCGGGATTCCGTCGTCCATGAAACCCGCCGACGCGGGATCGCGCGCGTCGAGCGGTCAGCGACGCCGGCGGAACGCCGCGGCGGAGGCCGCCGCGAACACCGCCGACAGGCCCACGCACCAGGCGACGGCGAGCACGATCGTGTCGGTGAGGGCGTCACCCGTGGGAGCCCCGGGCGTGCCGCCCACGAGCAGGCCCCGGACGGACTCGATGACCGGGGTGACGGGCTGGTGCTCGGCGAACCCGCGCAGCCAGGTCGGCATGGACTCCACGGGCACGAACGCGCTCGACACGTACGGCAGGAACATGACGACGAACGTGAAGCCGCTCGCGGCGTCGGGCGAGCGGACGAGGACGCCCACCAGCACCGCCGACCACGTGATGGCGTGCAGGAACAGCACGAGGACGCCGATCGCGCCGAGCCACCCGGCGACGTCGGCGGTCGGTCGGAACCCGACGGCCCACGCGACGGCGAAGACGATCGCCGTGGTGAGGAGGTTCTTCACCAGGCTGGCCGCGACGTGCCCCGCCAGGACGGTCCACGCGACGACGGGCATCGACCGGACGCGGTCGATCATGCCGCCCGACATGTCGCGCTCGACGAACAGGGCGGTGCTGGCGGCGCCGAACCCGGCGGCGAGCAGGATGATGCCGGGCGTCGCGTAGGTGATGTACGACGTGCCGACGTCCATCGCCCCGCCGAACACGTACGTGAACATGAGCAGGATGACCACCGGCAGGACGGCCGCCGTGATCATGGAGTCGACGTCGCGGACCGTGAGGCGGACGGCACGCGCGGCCATGGCCCCGAGGTCGGCGACGAGGCCGCGCACGGCACCGACGGGGGCGTCGGAACGGGCGGGCAGGGTGAGCGCGGTCATGCCGCCACCTCCGTCGCGGTCCGGGCGGACGCGGGCGCGGCACCGTCGTCGTCCGGCGGGCCGTCACCCCCGGACCGGGCGGGGTCGACGCCGCGGGCGTGCCGGCCGGTCAGGGTGAGGAAGACGTCGTCGAGGGTAGGGGCGGTGAGGTCCCAGCGCAGCGGGGTGACGTCGGTGGCCTCCACCCGGCCGAGGAGCTCGCGCACCCCGCCGACGCTGCCGTCGGTGGGCACGCGCACACGGACCGCGCTCTCGGTGACCACGGGGACCCCGGCGGCCCCGAGCGCGCGCACGACCCGGTCGGCGTCGTCGGCGTCGGCCAGCACGAGGTCGAGCCCCGCCTCCCCGACGCGCCGCTTGAGCTCGCCCGGGGTGCCCTCGGCCGCGACCCGGCCGCCGTCGACCAGGGCGACGCGGTCGGCGAGCCGGTCGGCCTCCTCCAGGTACTGGGTGGTGAGGAACAGGCTGGTGCCCTGCGCGACGACCTCGCGCACGACCTCCCACAGCGCGAGGCGGGAGCGGGGGTCCAGGCCGGTGGTGGGCTCGTCGAGGAACAGCACCTCGGGACGCGTGACGAGTCCGGCGGCCAGGTCGAGGCGGCGGCGCATGCCGCCGGACCACGTGCCGACCTGCCGGTCGGCGACGTCGGCGAGGTCGAACGCGTCGAGGAGGTCGAGGACGCGTGCCTGCGCGGTGCGCTGCGGCAGGTGGGAGAGCCGGCCATCATCGCGAGGTTCTCGCGGCCGGTCTGCTTGTCGTCGACGGCCGCGTGCTGGCCGGTGAGGCTGATGCGCTCGCGGACGTGCCGCGCCTGGGTGACGACGTCGTACCCGGCCACCGTGAGCCAGCCGGAGTCGGGCGGCAGGAGGGTGGCGAGGATGCGGACGGTGGTGGTCTTGCCGGCACCGTTCGGGCCGAGGAGGGCGAGGACCTCGCCGCGGTGCAGCGTGAGGTCGACGCCCCTCAGGACGGTCTTGCGCCGGCGGCCGGTGCCGTAGGCCTTGGTGAGGGCCTCGGCGCGGACGACGACGTCGGCGGGGTCGGTCATGGTGACTCCTTCGATCTGCGTCGGCAACAAACTGTTTATGGTCTACGCGTTACTGTGGATGCTATACACAGTGCGTGGGGGCGCGTCAAGAGCCGCGTCTCGCGCCACGTCGCGGCCCCGCGACGGACACCCACCCCCGGGGCAGGGCACGATGGACCCGATGAGCACCGACCCGACCGACCTCACGATGCAGCGCCTCTGGGGCCGCCAGCCCCGCCCCCGGCGCGGCCCCAAGCCCGCGCTCAGCGCCGAACGGATCGTGGAGACCGCCTTCGAGCTCGCCGAGGCCGACGGGCTCGACGCGGTGTCGATGGCACGCGTCGCCGAGACCCTCGGCTGCTCCCCCATGGCGCTCTACCGCCACGTCAGCAGCAAGGACGAGCTGCTCGTGCTGCTCACCGACCGGGTCGCGGCGCTCCTGCCCGACCTCACGCCCGGGCTCGGCTGGCGCGCCGGGCTCGAACGGTGGACCCGCCTCCAGATCGAGCTCGTCGTCGCGCACCCCTGGTACCTCGACCTGCCCCTGGCCACCGCGCTCCCCGGCCCGCACCGGCTGCGCTGGTTCGACCAGGCGCTCGAGGCGCTGTCCGGCGTCCCCCTGCCGTTCGACGAGAAGCTCGGCATCCTCGGGCTGCTCGCCCAGCACGTCCTCGGCGAGGCGCAGGTGCAGGTCGACACCCGCCGTGCCGCCGTCGCGACGGTGCGGGCCACCACCGGCGTCGCACCCGACGTCCCCGACGCCGACCTCGACCCCGACGCCGTCGACCGCGCCAACCTCTACTACGACTTCGAGAAGCTCCTCACCAGCCTGGCGACCCCCGAGCACTACCCCCACCTGTTCGCGGCCGCCGCGGCGTGGGACCCGCAGGACGCTCCCCCCGCGAGCCCCACGGACGACATCGCGTTCGGGATCGGCGTCGTGCTCGACGGGATCGAGGTGTACCTCCGGCGCCGCACCGGCGGGGCCGTCGACAGCCCCGTCCCCGCACCCGCCGATCCCGACCGACCCCCCACCACCTGACGAACCGGACCCTTCCATGGCGCAACATCGCAGGTCACAGGCTTGCGCGTGTCACTGGAGCCCGGCCGTCCCGATAGGGCAGGGTGGGGTACGAACGGCCCCGCCTACGCAGGGCCGCCCGGCGACGGAGGTGCCCGCAGGTGCGACGGACGGTGGTCACAGGGATCGGGGCGGTCACGCCCCTCGGCCTCACGCTCGACGAGACGTGGCAGGGGTTGCGCACCGGCCGGTCCGGGGTGGGCGCCCTCGACGCCGACTGGCCCGCCGACGTGCCGGTCCGGATCGGGGCGCTCGTCGACGACCGGTTCGCCGACGCCCTCCAGGTGCGCGAGCAGCGGCGCACCGACCGCGGGGAACAGCTCGCGCTCGTCGCCGGCCGGCAGGCCTGGGACGACGCGGGCGCCCCCGACGTCGAGCCGGAACGCCTCGGCGTCGCGATCGGCACCGCCAACGGCGGGTTCGGCACCACGCTGCGCCAGCACCTGCTCCTCAAGGAGCAGGGGCACCGCGCCGTCAGCCCGCACGCCGTCACCATGGTGATGAACAACGGCCCCGCCGCCTGGGTGTCGATCGACCTGGGCGCGAAGGCCGGGGCGCGCGCCCCCGTCAGCGCCTGCGCCGCCGGCGTCGAGGCGATCCTCGCCGCCCGGTCCATGATCCGCGACGGCGACGCCGACGTCGTCGTCTGCGGCGGCGTCGAGGCCACGGTCGTCGACCTGTGCGTGTCCGCGTTCGCCCGCTCCCGCGCCATGTCGACCCGCAACGACGAGCCCGAACGGGCGTCCCGACCCTTCGACGTCGCCCGCGACGGCTTCGTCATGGGCGAGGGCTGCGTGCTGCTCGTCCTGGAGGCCGAGGAGCACGCCCGCGCGCGCGGCGCCCGCGTCCGGGGCGTGGTCGAGGGCGGCGCCCTCACCTCCGACGCCCACGACATCGTCGGCGGCGAGCCCGGCAACCAGGCGCGCACCGTCGGCCTCGCCCTCCGCTCCGCGGGCCTGACGCCCGCCGACGTCGGGTTCGTGCACGCCCACGCCACCTCCACCCCCGCCGGCGACGTCAACGAGGCCCGCGCCCTGCGCGCCGTGTTCGGCGACCCCCCGCCCGTCACCGCCACCAAGGCGTCCACCGGGCACCTGCTCGGCGCGTCCGGACCGCTCGGCGTCCTCGCGGCGCTCGGTGGGCTGGGTGGTCTCGCGAG
This Isoptericola jiangsuensis DNA region includes the following protein-coding sequences:
- a CDS encoding ABC transporter permease, which translates into the protein MTALTLPARSDAPVGAVRGLVADLGAMAARAVRLTVRDVDSMITAAVLPVVILLMFTYVFGGAMDVGTSYITYATPGIILLAAGFGAASTALFVERDMSGGMIDRVRSMPVVAWTVLAGHVAASLVKNLLTTAIVFAVAWAVGFRPTADVAGWLGAIGVLVLFLHAITWSAVLVGVLVRSPDAASGFTFVVMFLPYVSSAFVPVESMPTWLRGFAEHQPVTPVIESVRGLLVGGTPGAPTGDALTDTIVLAVAWCVGLSAVFAAASAAAFRRRR
- a CDS encoding TetR/AcrR family transcriptional regulator; amino-acid sequence: MSTDPTDLTMQRLWGRQPRPRRGPKPALSAERIVETAFELAEADGLDAVSMARVAETLGCSPMALYRHVSSKDELLVLLTDRVAALLPDLTPGLGWRAGLERWTRLQIELVVAHPWYLDLPLATALPGPHRLRWFDQALEALSGVPLPFDEKLGILGLLAQHVLGEAQVQVDTRRAAVATVRATTGVAPDVPDADLDPDAVDRANLYYDFEKLLTSLATPEHYPHLFAAAAAWDPQDAPPASPTDDIAFGIGVVLDGIEVYLRRRTGGAVDSPVPAPADPDRPPTT
- a CDS encoding beta-ketoacyl-[acyl-carrier-protein] synthase family protein; the protein is MRRTVVTGIGAVTPLGLTLDETWQGLRTGRSGVGALDADWPADVPVRIGALVDDRFADALQVREQRRTDRGEQLALVAGRQAWDDAGAPDVEPERLGVAIGTANGGFGTTLRQHLLLKEQGHRAVSPHAVTMVMNNGPAAWVSIDLGAKAGARAPVSACAAGVEAILAARSMIRDGDADVVVCGGVEATVVDLCVSAFARSRAMSTRNDEPERASRPFDVARDGFVMGEGCVLLVLEAEEHARARGARVRGVVEGGALTSDAHDIVGGEPGNQARTVGLALRSAGLTPADVGFVHAHATSTPAGDVNEARALRAVFGDPPPVTATKASTGHLLGASGPLGVLAALGGLGGLASPGSRRGPTGTAGLDAPGASGDAVVPPTLNLDDLDPQIDLDVVTAARPTTARHALVDAFGFGGHSSALVLSRD